The Zobellia alginiliquefaciens genome contains a region encoding:
- the pth gene encoding aminoacyl-tRNA hydrolase, with product MFQFIKSIFNQNKSVLEETDSMKKYLIIGLGNIGSEYSETRHNIGFKVLDALAKTMEFSFETVKLGDVGVFKIKGRSVLCLKPSTYMNLSGKALKYWMDKEKIPLENILVITDDINLEFGTLRLKTKGSNGGHNGLKDIQNVLQTTNYNRLRFGVGADFGKGRQVEYVLGEWSETEKNALSERYEKTTELIQSFVLAGVARTMNQFNGS from the coding sequence ATGTTTCAGTTTATTAAATCAATTTTCAACCAGAACAAGAGTGTTCTAGAAGAAACGGATAGCATGAAGAAGTACCTTATTATAGGCCTTGGAAACATAGGCAGTGAATATTCCGAAACCCGCCACAACATTGGATTTAAAGTTCTTGATGCGCTTGCCAAAACCATGGAATTCTCCTTTGAGACCGTAAAGTTAGGTGATGTAGGTGTTTTTAAAATTAAAGGCCGTAGCGTACTTTGTCTTAAACCGTCTACCTATATGAACCTTAGCGGGAAGGCCTTAAAATACTGGATGGACAAGGAAAAAATACCTTTGGAAAATATCCTTGTAATTACGGACGATATTAATCTAGAGTTTGGAACTTTACGCTTAAAAACAAAGGGAAGCAATGGAGGCCACAATGGCCTAAAGGATATTCAGAACGTGCTACAGACTACTAACTATAACCGACTAAGATTTGGCGTAGGTGCCGACTTTGGGAAAGGAAGGCAGGTTGAATACGTTTTGGGCGAATGGAGCGAAACGGAAAAAAATGCGCTTAGCGAGCGTTATGAAAAGACTACGGAGCTAATTCAGTCTTTTGTTCTTGCAGGTGTTGCCCGTACCATGAATCAATTTAACGGGTCTTAA
- a CDS encoding 50S ribosomal protein L25/general stress protein Ctc, which translates to MKSIKIKGSERESVGKKATKALRNAGQVPCVIYGGEKPLHFSADELAFRDLVYTPAAHTVKVDLGTGKVKAIMQDIQFHPVTDKILHIDFYQLFDDKEVTMNIPVRLEGNAPGVKAGGRLLFRKRKLTIKALPDNLPDYFDIDISKLRIGDNITVESLLKDEFTILHPETTVVVQVKTQRTAVAIDDDEDLEGEEGEATEAAAAEGGESQE; encoded by the coding sequence ATGAAGTCAATTAAAATTAAAGGATCAGAAAGAGAAAGCGTGGGCAAGAAGGCAACGAAAGCCCTACGTAATGCTGGACAGGTTCCTTGCGTGATATACGGAGGGGAAAAACCACTACACTTTTCGGCAGATGAGTTAGCGTTCAGAGATTTAGTTTACACCCCAGCCGCACATACCGTAAAGGTTGACTTAGGAACTGGTAAGGTAAAAGCGATTATGCAAGACATTCAGTTTCACCCAGTAACTGATAAAATTTTGCACATCGATTTTTATCAACTTTTTGATGACAAAGAGGTTACCATGAACATTCCTGTTCGTTTAGAAGGTAATGCTCCTGGTGTTAAAGCTGGTGGACGTTTACTTTTCAGAAAGAGAAAACTTACTATTAAAGCACTTCCGGACAATTTGCCAGATTATTTTGATATTGATATATCAAAATTAAGAATTGGTGACAACATTACTGTTGAATCTTTGTTGAAAGATGAGTTTACAATCTTACACCCAGAAACTACAGTGGTTGTTCAAGTTAAAACTCAGCGTACGGCAGTAGCTATTGATGACGATGAAGATCTTGAAGGAGAAGAAGGCGAAGCAACTGAAGCAGCAGCAGCTGAAGGCGGAGAAAGCCAAGAATAA
- a CDS encoding ribose-phosphate pyrophosphokinase has translation MAYQVPEPKIFACTQSADLAQKIAKYYGAELGNVLFSRYSDGEFQPSFEESVRGTRIFIIGSTNPSSEHLMEMLLMLDAAKRASARHITAVMPYFGWARQDRKDKPRVPIAAKLIAKMLEAAGATRIITMDLHADQIQGFFERPVDHLFASTMFLPYLKSLKLDNLTIASPDMGGSKRAYAYSKALGSDVVICYKQRAKANVISHMELIGDVQGKNVVLVDDMVDTAGTLTKAADLMMERGALSVRAITTHALLSGDAYEKIEKSQLLELIVTDSIPAKQDSDKVKVLSCAELFADVMHRVHHNTSIASKFLM, from the coding sequence ATGGCCTACCAAGTTCCCGAACCTAAAATTTTCGCCTGTACACAGAGTGCTGATTTGGCACAAAAAATTGCCAAATATTACGGCGCCGAATTAGGCAACGTGCTCTTCTCTAGATATAGTGACGGAGAGTTTCAACCGTCGTTTGAGGAATCCGTACGTGGAACACGTATTTTTATTATCGGCTCTACCAATCCAAGTTCTGAGCATTTAATGGAAATGTTATTAATGCTAGATGCCGCAAAACGTGCATCCGCAAGACATATAACCGCTGTAATGCCGTATTTTGGATGGGCCAGACAAGATAGAAAAGATAAACCAAGAGTACCTATTGCGGCCAAGCTGATTGCAAAAATGCTTGAAGCAGCTGGTGCAACGCGCATAATTACAATGGACTTGCATGCCGATCAAATTCAAGGCTTTTTTGAAAGACCTGTTGATCATCTGTTTGCTTCCACCATGTTTTTGCCATACCTCAAAAGTTTAAAACTAGACAACCTAACCATTGCTTCTCCTGATATGGGAGGTTCCAAACGAGCCTACGCCTATTCAAAAGCATTGGGCAGCGATGTTGTTATTTGTTACAAACAAAGAGCCAAAGCCAATGTAATATCTCATATGGAGCTAATTGGAGATGTTCAGGGCAAAAATGTAGTTTTAGTAGATGACATGGTAGATACCGCCGGAACACTGACCAAAGCTGCAGATTTAATGATGGAAAGAGGTGCACTGAGCGTTAGGGCCATTACAACACATGCCCTTTTGTCCGGTGATGCGTATGAAAAAATAGAGAAATCACAATTGCTAGAACTGATCGTAACCGATTCTATTCCGGCAAAACAAGACTCGGACAAGGTTAAAGTATTAAGCTGTGCCGAGCTTTTTGCAGATGTAATGCACAGAGTACATCACAATACATCAATTGCATCAAAATTTTTAATGTAG
- a CDS encoding lactonase family protein, producing the protein MGKKYQFFIGTYTYEESEGVYMYSINSKGYLSKKGIVAKTDNPSFITKSHDGQYLLLVNENGGNNVGTIESYAIHDETLSLLDKKTSGGMSPCFININQQGHVLTANYGSGSIGFLQLKSTGKLSNLLYVQQHTGKGSNIRQEGPHAHSVWFEEDENNIISIDLGSNKLYFSKIDYANKKLIYRKQHKLTMPAGSGPRHLAWHPNKKWFYVINELSSTISLIKKTDNVSYEIDNSISTLPKTYKLPNTSAEIIISSDGEFIYASNRGHNSVVIFKVNHTNGRLTAIRHESVRGVGPRNFVLTPDENFLILANQKTNSLVSFKRNKTNGLLSYIDQIMAPTPVCILF; encoded by the coding sequence ATGGGTAAAAAATATCAGTTTTTTATTGGAACTTACACTTATGAAGAGAGTGAAGGGGTATATATGTATTCCATAAATTCTAAAGGATATTTAAGTAAAAAAGGCATCGTTGCCAAGACAGACAATCCTTCGTTCATTACAAAAAGTCATGATGGACAGTACCTCTTATTAGTTAATGAAAATGGCGGAAATAACGTTGGCACTATCGAATCTTATGCTATTCATGATGAAACCCTATCTTTACTTGACAAAAAAACATCCGGAGGTATGTCCCCCTGTTTTATAAATATAAATCAACAAGGCCATGTCCTTACCGCCAATTACGGAAGTGGATCAATTGGTTTTCTACAGTTAAAATCAACCGGCAAACTATCAAACCTCCTTTATGTACAACAACATACCGGAAAAGGTTCAAATATTCGACAGGAAGGGCCTCATGCACATTCTGTATGGTTTGAGGAGGATGAAAACAATATTATTTCTATAGATTTGGGGTCTAACAAGCTTTACTTTTCAAAAATTGATTACGCTAATAAGAAACTTATCTATAGAAAACAACACAAATTAACAATGCCCGCTGGTTCTGGCCCAAGACATTTAGCATGGCATCCTAATAAAAAATGGTTTTATGTTATTAATGAACTATCATCAACAATATCTCTTATAAAAAAAACTGACAATGTAAGCTATGAGATAGATAATTCAATTTCTACATTACCAAAAACTTATAAACTGCCAAATACGAGCGCCGAAATTATAATTTCATCTGACGGTGAATTTATATATGCGTCAAACCGCGGACATAATAGTGTGGTAATTTTCAAAGTAAACCACACAAATGGTAGGCTAACGGCAATTAGACATGAATCTGTACGTGGAGTTGGCCCCCGAAATTTTGTTTTGACTCCAGATGAGAACTTTTTGATTCTAGCTAATCAAAAAACAAATTCACTAGTATCCTTTAAACGCAACAAAACTAATGGTTTATTAAGCTATATCGACCAAATTATGGCACCGACACCCGTTTGTATTCTATTCTAA
- a CDS encoding HAD family hydrolase — protein sequence MHIFFDLDDTLIDSESAHEFAIKALFKEYFKDSVPENIAETWMNITNKYLAIYFEKEIDLEQQRISRIQEFWKYFGENLNVSTSKKIYSKYHKHFLSSCLIFEDTINTLEKLSDLSIGLISNGTYPDQIFKLRHNNLHKYLDQILISEKVGFSKPDKRIFQYAAKQANKKIEECIYIGNSFKLDYLGSLNSGMKAIWLDRRNTATSDFDGNKIINLNQLIDHQLLHRDQS from the coding sequence ATGCACATTTTTTTTGACCTTGACGACACATTGATAGATAGCGAAAGCGCTCATGAATTTGCCATTAAAGCGCTATTTAAAGAATATTTTAAAGATAGTGTACCAGAAAACATTGCAGAAACCTGGATGAACATCACAAACAAATATTTAGCAATTTATTTTGAAAAGGAAATTGATCTTGAACAGCAAAGAATTTCTAGAATCCAAGAATTTTGGAAATATTTTGGAGAAAATTTAAACGTTTCAACGTCTAAAAAAATTTATTCCAAATACCACAAACACTTCCTTAGTTCTTGTTTAATTTTTGAAGACACTATTAACACTTTAGAAAAATTATCTGATTTAAGTATTGGTCTAATATCTAATGGAACATACCCTGATCAAATATTTAAATTAAGACATAATAATCTTCATAAATATTTAGACCAAATTTTAATATCGGAAAAAGTTGGATTTTCCAAGCCTGATAAAAGAATTTTTCAATATGCCGCAAAACAGGCAAACAAAAAAATTGAAGAATGTATTTATATTGGGAATTCATTTAAGTTAGACTATTTAGGGAGTTTAAATTCTGGAATGAAGGCCATATGGTTAGATAGACGTAATACAGCTACAAGTGACTTCGATGGGAATAAAATTATTAATCTAAATCAATTAATAGACCATCAATTACTACATAGAGATCAATCCTGA
- a CDS encoding GntR family transcriptional regulator: MHSKIEIEIESKEPLYKQLVKSIEYLVDSGEYRSGDYVPSLNDLSSELNISKETVKKAYSLLRKKNLLESAQGKGYYISESKINKLNILLIFDRLGTYKQAMFDSFSEKLGNNVEISIRLHNQDISTFERFLDDGLDNYDYYVITPHFPLIEEVQKRVVHSLGKIPNRKLLLLDHHIEGLSGNFGSVYQNYEHDVYHGLQQGVETLKKYKKLNVISLKGSLYAPFLQKGIAKFCSDNSIDYEILYQATPEDIKKNQVYLILNGQLDKELIELAKTAISKDYNIGSDIGIISYNESPINEMILNGLTVLSTDFYQMGEVAANMILNKSFKKIKCDFRLVRRSSF; encoded by the coding sequence ATGCATTCTAAAATTGAAATTGAAATAGAGTCAAAAGAGCCTCTTTACAAACAACTAGTTAAGAGTATTGAATATTTAGTAGATTCAGGGGAGTACCGTAGTGGTGACTATGTTCCATCTTTAAACGATTTATCATCGGAGCTCAACATTTCAAAAGAAACCGTTAAAAAGGCTTATTCCCTATTGCGAAAGAAAAACCTATTAGAATCTGCTCAAGGGAAGGGTTACTATATTTCTGAATCTAAAATCAATAAGTTGAACATTTTATTGATTTTTGATCGCCTGGGAACTTATAAGCAAGCAATGTTCGATTCCTTTTCAGAAAAGCTGGGAAACAACGTAGAAATTAGTATTCGTTTGCATAACCAAGATATATCTACCTTCGAAAGGTTTCTTGATGATGGTCTCGATAATTACGATTACTATGTTATTACTCCTCATTTTCCTTTGATTGAAGAAGTACAAAAAAGAGTTGTTCACTCCTTAGGAAAGATTCCCAATAGAAAGCTTCTACTACTAGATCACCATATCGAAGGGTTATCAGGGAATTTCGGATCGGTATATCAAAACTATGAGCATGATGTGTACCATGGATTACAACAAGGAGTGGAGACGTTGAAAAAATACAAAAAATTAAATGTAATCTCATTGAAGGGAAGCCTATATGCACCTTTCCTTCAAAAAGGTATAGCTAAGTTCTGTTCCGACAATAGTATTGATTATGAAATCCTCTATCAAGCTACTCCTGAAGATATTAAAAAAAATCAGGTTTACCTTATACTCAACGGTCAATTAGACAAAGAGCTAATTGAACTTGCAAAGACAGCAATATCAAAAGATTACAACATTGGTAGCGACATAGGTATAATTTCTTATAACGAATCACCAATAAATGAGATGATATTGAACGGTCTGACTGTACTCTCAACTGATTTTTATCAAATGGGGGAAGTCGCAGCCAATATGATTCTCAACAAATCATTCAAAAAAATTAAATGCGATTTTAGACTGGTAAGAAGGAGTAGTTTCTAA
- a CDS encoding SusC/RagA family TonB-linked outer membrane protein translates to MKTTEIHLGPNKLLGNQRSLSLFILLNFLFISQVFAQNTASGTVSEENGTPLPGANIVEKGTTNGVTADFDGNFTIKVSSSNSTLIVSYIGYTTKEVIMNGQFAHKVILEQSAAGLDEVVVIGYGSIKKKDLTGSVASIDSEDIKSVPTGTLARSIQGRASGVQVQQNSGSPGSGIQIRIRGTNSISGSNEPLWIIDGFPGDQNTINPNDIESMEILKDASATAIYGSRGANGVIIITTKSGKLGKTKVSFESSYGLQKVRNKLDLLNGKEYMEFINIQQVNDLGQAFFTEEEINNVGNETDWQDAYYNLAPVRNKAITVSGGSEKTQFSVSYGHFDQEGVIGNNNFDRHTLRAKINHDISDKLSLKYNMNFSETKNENEYASAGFRGNSVISAILGAPPTLSPYDENGEYRELRYSYPFMSDGLLNPEAYIQENSSVQKTRNTTIGLGLEYKLNSDLIVNLSGNYINIDGRSDSYRTLEYPGSQGNGAISTSNNRTIASNNIITYNKTLGTSHNISLTGGVTYEESLSTGIGISGSGFLSDATENYGIGAANVVGNPGSSYTKWQLLSYLGRLNYSYDDKYYVTASFRSDGSSRYSEGNKWGYFPSAALAYRISEENFMEDISFINNLKLRAGYGETGSTAISPYTTLNMLFTGKATFGDDSYTTYEPSDRFPGPLRWETTQQTDVGVDLSLFDGKINFVADYYVKNTNDLLNSVQLPRSLGYSYTIQNIGKVQNKGWEFQLDAKLLDGDVKWNVSSNISFNKNEVIELYDNQDILAPNINITVLIDYLNLIREGQPMNVFYGYQSDGYDENGNFKYVDLDQSGDITSEDRTYIGNPNPDFIYGFNSNLSWKNFDFDIFFQGSQGNDIYALGMVAQTIDFGMGLNTLKDVLYNHWTPENPNSQYPKISTSTTPKISDSYVFDGSYLRLKNIQLGYNIPVEKLRIPLLQKGKVYISGQNLLTFTKYPWQDPEINSFGGASSLRQGIDQYSYPVAKTFTFGVKLDF, encoded by the coding sequence ATGAAAACAACCGAAATTCATTTAGGACCAAACAAGCTTCTGGGCAATCAAAGAAGTCTCTCTCTCTTTATCCTACTGAACTTTTTGTTCATCAGTCAAGTGTTTGCCCAAAATACCGCCTCAGGAACTGTTTCTGAGGAAAACGGAACACCATTGCCTGGGGCAAATATTGTTGAAAAGGGTACTACCAATGGGGTGACCGCTGATTTCGATGGTAATTTTACAATCAAGGTTTCAAGCTCTAATTCCACATTAATAGTATCCTACATCGGTTACACAACTAAGGAGGTAATAATGAATGGACAATTTGCTCATAAAGTAATATTGGAGCAAAGTGCTGCAGGACTTGATGAAGTAGTCGTAATTGGGTATGGAAGTATAAAGAAAAAAGACTTAACTGGGTCGGTTGCCTCTATTGACAGTGAGGATATTAAATCGGTTCCTACGGGTACTTTGGCAAGGTCGATTCAGGGGAGAGCATCAGGGGTTCAAGTTCAACAAAATTCAGGGTCTCCTGGCTCTGGAATTCAAATTAGAATTCGTGGAACAAATTCCATAAGCGGCAGCAATGAGCCACTGTGGATTATTGATGGGTTTCCTGGGGATCAAAATACAATTAATCCTAATGATATCGAAAGTATGGAAATTCTAAAAGATGCCTCTGCTACTGCGATATATGGGTCGCGGGGTGCTAATGGTGTAATTATTATAACTACTAAAAGTGGTAAGTTAGGTAAAACGAAAGTGTCTTTCGAAAGTAGCTATGGGTTGCAAAAGGTAAGAAATAAATTGGATTTGCTGAATGGTAAGGAATATATGGAATTCATAAACATACAGCAAGTAAATGATTTAGGACAAGCGTTTTTTACAGAAGAAGAGATAAATAATGTGGGAAATGAAACCGATTGGCAAGATGCATACTATAATCTCGCGCCAGTTCGAAATAAAGCGATCACTGTAAGTGGTGGCAGTGAAAAAACTCAATTCTCTGTAAGTTATGGGCATTTTGATCAAGAGGGAGTAATTGGCAATAATAACTTCGATAGGCATACTCTTAGGGCTAAAATAAATCATGATATAAGTGATAAGTTAAGTTTAAAATATAATATGAATTTCAGTGAAACCAAGAATGAAAATGAGTATGCATCTGCTGGATTCAGAGGAAATTCTGTTATCAGTGCTATTTTGGGTGCCCCTCCGACTTTGAGTCCATATGACGAGAATGGGGAATATCGGGAATTAAGATATTCATATCCTTTTATGAGTGATGGCCTATTGAACCCAGAGGCATATATACAAGAAAACTCAAGTGTTCAAAAAACTCGAAACACTACAATTGGTCTTGGTCTTGAGTATAAGCTAAATAGCGATTTAATTGTAAATTTGTCAGGTAATTATATTAACATAGATGGGAGGTCGGATTCTTATAGAACTCTGGAGTATCCTGGCTCACAAGGTAATGGCGCAATTAGTACGTCTAATAATAGAACTATAGCCAGTAACAATATTATAACTTATAATAAGACCTTAGGAACCTCTCATAACATATCGTTGACAGGAGGGGTAACTTATGAAGAATCCTTGTCTACGGGTATAGGAATTTCAGGGTCAGGTTTCTTAAGTGATGCAACAGAGAACTATGGGATTGGAGCTGCTAATGTGGTGGGTAATCCAGGTTCTTCTTATACTAAATGGCAATTGTTATCTTATTTGGGTAGATTAAATTACTCTTATGATGATAAGTATTATGTAACTGCCAGTTTCCGTTCAGATGGATCCTCCAGGTATAGTGAAGGAAATAAATGGGGTTATTTTCCGTCGGCTGCTTTAGCTTATCGAATTTCAGAAGAAAACTTTATGGAAGATATATCCTTTATAAATAATCTGAAATTGAGGGCAGGTTATGGGGAGACAGGAAGCACTGCTATTTCACCATATACAACCCTTAACATGTTGTTTACGGGTAAAGCTACTTTTGGAGATGACAGTTATACAACTTATGAGCCTTCTGACAGGTTCCCAGGACCTTTAAGGTGGGAAACAACTCAGCAAACAGACGTAGGGGTGGATCTGTCGCTTTTCGATGGAAAAATTAATTTCGTTGCGGATTATTATGTCAAAAACACTAATGATTTACTTAACTCAGTTCAATTACCTAGATCTCTAGGGTATTCTTATACCATTCAAAACATAGGTAAAGTTCAAAATAAGGGTTGGGAATTTCAACTTGATGCAAAACTTTTGGATGGAGATGTAAAATGGAATGTTTCTTCCAATATTTCTTTCAACAAAAATGAAGTAATTGAGTTGTATGATAATCAAGACATTCTCGCACCTAATATAAATATTACAGTACTTATTGATTATCTTAACTTGATTAGAGAGGGTCAGCCGATGAATGTCTTTTATGGCTATCAAAGTGATGGTTATGATGAGAATGGTAACTTTAAATATGTTGACTTGGATCAGAGCGGAGATATTACTTCGGAGGATAGAACATATATAGGTAATCCCAATCCTGATTTTATTTATGGTTTCAATTCGAATCTATCATGGAAAAATTTTGATTTTGATATCTTTTTTCAGGGCTCTCAGGGTAACGATATTTATGCTTTAGGAATGGTTGCTCAGACTATTGACTTTGGAATGGGGTTGAATACGTTAAAAGATGTGCTGTATAATCATTGGACACCAGAAAATCCCAATTCACAATATCCAAAAATTAGTACCTCTACAACACCAAAAATTTCAGATTCATACGTTTTTGATGGTTCTTATTTAAGACTAAAAAATATTCAGTTGGGCTATAATATTCCAGTAGAAAAATTGCGTATACCATTGCTGCAAAAGGGTAAAGTATATATAAGCGGACAGAATTTATTGACATTTACCAAATACCCGTGGCAAGATCCTGAGATTAACAGTTTTGGAGGTGCTAGTTCCCTCAGGCAGGGTATTGACCAATATTCCTATCCCGTAGCAAAAACATTTACGTTTGGGGTTAAACTCGATTTTTAA
- a CDS encoding RagB/SusD family nutrient uptake outer membrane protein: protein MKNLFLAVVIICLHISCENALEEVPKAIAAETFYKTEAEFEAAIYGAYRQLERGPFHRNYLLVNLSQVDYGVGRGSYSSTSNFQGLDPTNIDRTSNMWSYFYRSIRDVNLVIQEASGSDVEINATILNPLIAEAKFLRAFNYFHLVLNWGGIPLRTEDNISDPDLPRSSVEDVYAKIVEDLEFAEQYLPDDQSLAGRPIKMTAKTLLADVYLNMGSWQNSRDKALEVINSNKYQLINVSEPDDFYQIFGSNVLSTSEEIFYMKYNPLSPSSFTVMLHKDNRDYYYGNGAYAAYVPDSSENKTISEWDFQDLRRRFNLYNWDIGVGPKTLLYKKFTDPDQSLSCDYTVYRYADLLLIYAEADSRANGGPTADGMEKLNMIHRRGYGLDPNTPSIEDFNFADYTEETFIDLVLQERLYELFSEHKRFYDLRRTGRLKSTIKDVKGIDVADKQFLWPIPNIEYEYNNAIDPGSDQNPGY, encoded by the coding sequence ATGAAAAATTTATTCTTAGCCGTAGTTATTATATGCTTACATATTTCTTGTGAGAACGCTCTTGAAGAAGTGCCAAAAGCAATTGCAGCAGAGACTTTCTATAAAACTGAAGCAGAATTCGAAGCAGCTATCTATGGTGCATATAGACAATTGGAGCGAGGTCCATTTCACCGTAATTACTTACTGGTAAATTTATCTCAAGTAGATTATGGGGTAGGAAGAGGCTCATATTCCTCAACAAGTAATTTTCAGGGGTTGGATCCAACTAATATTGATAGAACTAGTAATATGTGGTCATATTTTTATCGTTCTATTCGTGACGTGAACCTTGTTATTCAAGAAGCAAGTGGGTCAGATGTTGAAATTAATGCAACCATATTGAATCCGCTAATTGCCGAGGCAAAATTTCTAAGGGCGTTTAATTATTTTCATTTGGTCTTAAACTGGGGGGGAATCCCTTTGAGGACGGAAGATAACATATCAGACCCGGATTTGCCGAGAAGTTCTGTAGAAGATGTTTATGCGAAAATAGTTGAAGATTTGGAATTTGCTGAACAGTATTTACCTGATGATCAGAGTTTGGCTGGTCGCCCTATCAAAATGACTGCTAAAACTCTTTTGGCCGATGTTTATTTGAACATGGGTAGTTGGCAAAATTCTAGGGATAAAGCATTAGAGGTAATAAATTCTAACAAATATCAACTCATAAACGTTTCTGAACCAGATGATTTTTACCAAATTTTTGGTTCCAATGTTCTATCCACATCTGAGGAGATCTTTTATATGAAGTACAATCCCTTGAGTCCAAGTTCCTTTACAGTTATGCTTCACAAGGATAACCGTGATTATTATTATGGTAATGGAGCATATGCGGCTTATGTGCCCGATAGTTCCGAGAATAAAACAATTTCCGAATGGGATTTTCAAGATCTACGTAGGAGATTTAACTTATATAATTGGGATATCGGCGTTGGTCCAAAAACACTATTGTACAAAAAATTCACAGATCCAGACCAGAGCTTAAGTTGTGATTACACTGTGTATCGTTATGCTGATTTACTTTTGATTTATGCAGAAGCTGATAGTCGGGCAAATGGAGGGCCTACGGCTGACGGTATGGAAAAACTCAATATGATCCATAGACGTGGATATGGACTTGATCCCAATACGCCTTCTATTGAAGATTTCAACTTTGCTGATTATACCGAAGAGACTTTTATAGATTTAGTATTGCAAGAACGTCTTTACGAATTATTTTCAGAACACAAACGGTTCTATGATCTAAGGAGAACAGGAAGATTAAAAAGCACCATTAAAGATGTGAAGGGAATTGACGTCGCAGATAAACAATTTCTTTGGCCAATTCCCAACATTGAATACGAATATAATAATGCTATTGATCCAGGTTCTGATCAAAACCCTGGATACTGA